One genomic region from Podarcis raffonei isolate rPodRaf1 chromosome Z, rPodRaf1.pri, whole genome shotgun sequence encodes:
- the CFAP157 gene encoding cilia- and flagella-associated protein 157 — MAPKKKGGGGGGRKKEEAAKEPELDDAIVPEHSREFYLIQIRDLEGRLARYQKKWDEMQVSEEIFRNEYEKMLHDNKEIVSFLKKTLNQRVDEIAELTEQLQLLQQAKDTEKDAFEAQLGQLRHEFQETKDQLTSENMNLSGKLAALEDFRIHKDEIMSKFAELEAQLKKQEEDHKDYIYNLERKAVIDKERLKKEMMHRVNTVAAEFRKVAHSQMAETTKRTIRENVTISFQLTKITEQSLQLLQENERLKEAHSEALKQLELLEENETKMAQNSLSNQKMIWMLTNKCKELQAQVEEYMEMKKVMAQTQETNEVLEQQNVALKEELTLQRQEMQRKSSEEESQSKALEEEHQLRLNAERILRHTAQGLKEVLLERPSDEDEDGHFDVMFHLRRNDVLQATLNLLNRSIARIEANQLLRTLYVESKVFKPTSPEGSSLSAIKPSRIMSHMNVAKIPGTHAVHSMPSLRNISQVREDTVRPYASATEPLIAAWRTELKEEETKPQEKAVCKKLATQQPTEE; from the exons ATGGCGCCcaagaagaaaggaggaggaggaggagggcgcaaGAAGGAAGAGGCTGCCAAGGAACCAGAACTGGATGATGCTATCGTACCTGAGCACAGCCGGGAGTTTTACTTGATTCAGATCCGAGATCTGGAGGGGCGACTAGCCCG GTACCAGAAGAAATGGGACGAGATGCAGGTGAGCGAGGAGATCTTCCGCAATGAATACGAGAAGATGCTCCATGACAACAAGGAGATTGTGTCCTTTCTGAAGAAGACGCTCAACCAGCGGGTCGACGAGATTGCAGAGTTGACGGAGCAGCTCCAGTTACTCCAGCAAGCCAAAGACACGGAGAAGGACGCCTTTGAGGCCCAGCTAGGCCAGCTGAGGCACGAGTTCCAGGAGACCAAGGATCAGCTGACTTCTGAGAATATGAACCTCA GTGGCAAGCTGGCTGCCCTGGAGGATTTTAGGATCCACAAAGATGAGATCATGTCGAAGTTTGCCGAACTCGAGGCGCAACTGAAGAAGCAAGAAGAAGACCACAAGGATTACATCTATAACCTGGAGAGGAAAGCTGTGATTGATAAAGAGAG gttaAAGAAGGAGATGATGCACCGTGTGAATACGGTGGCCGCTGAGTTCCGCAAGGTGGCCCACAGCCAGATGGCAGAGACCACTAAGCGCACCATCCGGGAGAATGTCACCATCAGCTTCCAGCTGACCAAGATaactgagcagagcctccagctcctcCAAGAGAACGAACGGCTCAAGGAAGCTCACTCAGAAGCTCTGAAGCAgctggagctgctggaggaaAACGAGACAAAGATGGCACAGAACAGCCTCAGCAACCAGAAG ATGATCTGGATGCTCACCAACAAGTGCAAGGAGCTGCAGGCGCAGGTGGAAGAGTACATGGAGATGAAGAAGGTCATGGCCCAAACACAGGAGACCAATGAGGTGCTGGAGCAGCAGAACGTGGCGCTAAA AGAGGAGCTGACTCTGCAGAGGCAGGAGATGCAACGGAAAAGCAGTGAAGAGGAAAGCCAATCAAAGGCCCTTGAAGAGGAGCATCAGCTGCGGCTGAATGCTGAAAGAATCCTCAGGCACACTGCCCAGGGCCTCAAGGAAGTGCTGCTG GAACGCCCAtctgatgaggatgaggatggccACTTTGACGTGATGTTCCACTTAAGGCGCAATGATGTGCTGCAAGCCACCTTGAATCTCCTGAACAGAAGCATCGCACGCATCGAGGCCAATCAGCTTCTCCGCACTCTCTATGTAGAGAGCAAGGTGTTCAAACCTACCAGCCCGGAGGGCAGCAG CCTCTCTGCTATCAAGCCTTCCCGCATCATGTCGCACATGAATGTTGCCAAGATCCCAGGGACCCATGCTGTCCACAGTATGCCATCTCTGCGCAACATCTCCCAGGTCCGTGAGGATACTGTCCGGCCATACGCTAGTGCCACAGAG CCTTTAATAGCAGCATGGAGAAcggagctgaaagaggaagagaCCAAACCACAAGAGAAAGCTGTCTGTAAGAAACTGGCTACACAGCAGCCAACGGAGGAATAG